The following is a genomic window from Leptolyngbya sp. 'hensonii'.
AACAAGTTGGGTTTAAAGCCAGGGTTGCGGTTGACGGTGAAAGCGCGATCGAACAGGTGGAGGAAGACCCACCCGATCTAATTTTGATGGATATTCAAATGCCCGGAATGGATGGGTTTGAGG
Proteins encoded in this region:
- a CDS encoding response regulator, producing MDLTMMDLYESITDLSTCIILLVDDNPTNLSVLSLALKQVGFKARVAVDGESAIEQVEEDPPDLILMDIQMPGMDGFE